The Leifsonia sp. ZF2019 DNA segment ACGGCGTCGCGCCGGACCACCCTCGCATCAAGGGGATCATCACGGCGCTGCGCGACGTTCTCGACCGCGGCGACATCCGCATCTTCGGCAACGTCACCTTCGGGACGGACATCACGCTCGACGACCTCAAGCGGCACTACAACGCCGTGATCTTCGCGACGGGAGCCGTGCGCGACGCCGGTCTGGACATCCCCGGCATCGATCTGACGGGCTCCTACGGCGCCGCCGACTTCGTCAGCTGGTTCGACGGGCACCCCGACGTGCCCCGCACCTGGCCGTTGGAGGCCGAGTCGGTCGCGGTGATCGGCAACGGGAACGTCGCCCTCGACGTCTCGCGGATCCTGGCCAAGCACGCCGAGGACCTCCTGCCGACCGAGATCCCCGACAACGTCTTCGAGATCCTCAAGGACTCGCCCGTGACCGACGTGCACGTCTTCGGGCGCCGCGGCCCGGCCCAGGTGAAGTTCACGCCGCTGGAACTGCGCGAGCTGGGCGAGCTGCGCGACGTCGACATGATCGTCTACGACGAGGACTTCGACTACGACGAGCAGTCGAAGGACGCGATCGCCAGCAACAAGCAGGTCATGGTGATCGACCGCGTGCTGCAGCAGTGGCGTCAGCGCGAGGTCGGTTCGGCCTCCCGTCGCCTGCACCTGCACTTCTACGCCAAGCCGTTGGAGGTGCTGTCGGACGACGACGGTCGCGTGCGGGCGATCCGCTACGAGCGCACCGAGCCGGACGGCGAAGGCGGCGTGCGTGGCACCGGCGAGGTGCGCGAGATCGAGATCCAGGCCCTGTACCGCGCCGTCGGCTACTTCGGATCCCCGCTGCCCGACATCCCCTTCGACAAGAAGCACGGCGTCATCCCGAACCACGAGGGTCAGGTGCTCCGCACGGAGGACAACGAGCGCATGTACGGCGTCTACGCCACAGGGTGGATCAAGCGCGGCCCCGTGGGGCTCATCGGGCACACCAAGTCCGATGCGATGGAGACGATCAAGCACGTGATCAACGATCAGGGAAACTGGTGGTCCCCCACCGACCCTGATGAGGAATCGGTGGAGAACCTGCTCCGCGAACGAGGTGTGGAGTACACCGATCTCGACGGCTGGCACAACCTCGACGAGCACGAGCAGGCGCTCGGAGCCGAGCGTGGTCGCGCCCGCATCAAGGTCGTCCCGCGCGACGAGATGGTGCGCGTGTCGAACCGCACGGCCGTCTCCGCCTCGACCGAGGACTAGGGCGTGTAGCTAAACGCATTTGGGTGCGTTGGGGTGAGTCTTGGACCCGTGTCGCGTGATGTGATCTCGGATGAGGCGTGGGCGGTGATCGGTCCGTTGTTCCCATCGGTGAAGTCGACGGGTCGGCCGCCGGTGGATCGGCGTACGGTGGTCGAGGCGACGGCGTGGCGGTTCCGGACCGGGGCGCCGTGGAGGGATGTGCCGGAGCGGTTCGGGAACTGGAACACGATCTACAAGAACTTCAACCGGTGGTCCGGGCAGGGTGTGTGGGCGCGGGTGTTGGAGAAGACGCAGTCGCTCGCGCAGCGGTCCGGAGATTTGGACTGGGTCGCGTCGATCGATTCCACGATCGTGCGCGTGCACCAGCACGGAGCGACCCTGCCACGCGCCACGGGGGGCTACATCGAACTACAAGAAGTTTGGTGACGAGCCGCCCGATCACGCGATCGGTCGCTCCCGCGGCGGTCTGACGACCAAGAGCCACCTCGTCTGCGACGGGAAGGGCCGCGCGCTGGCGTTCGTTCTCACGTCAGGGCAGACGGCGGATACGAGCATGCTGACCGCGACGCTCAGCGAGATCCGCGTCCCCGGTGCCCGCGGCAGACCACGCTCACTCCCGGACCGAGTGCTCGCGGACAAGGGCTACCCTTCGAAGGCGAACCGGGCTTGGTTGCGGGAACGAGGGATCTCGGTGACGATCCCGGAGCGCGACGATCAGATCGCCTACCGACGCAAGCGGCGCGGGCGGCCGATCGACTTCGGTGAGCAGCAGCGGGCCCGCTACCGCGGCCGAAATGTCGTCGAGCGGTGCTTCAACAAGCTCAAACAATGGCGCGGGATCGCGATGCGCTCAGACAAGACCGCCCGCAACTACTATGCCGGGCTCTGCCTCGCCGCCACCCTCCACTGGGTAGGGACGCTCACGACCTGACGAGCGCGAGGTCGGACCTTCAGATGTCGAGGTCCTCGACGTCGGGGACCGTGAGCGCTGTCATCGTGGCTTGGACCAGCTCTGGCGGTAACTCGTTCGCCATCGCCGCAGTATCGGGGAAGACCGACAGAGATCGTTGACCTGACCGCCACCAGTCTTCCGACCACGTCCTTGGGTTGTTCCATACGGGGGCGTCCTCGTGTGGTGAGATGAAGAGTCGCCAGTTCGGACCCTCGCGCTGGTAGACCGCGATCTGTCCTCCGGAGGTCGCATACACGCGGTAGGTGATCGAGCGCGAACCGTCCTGACTCTCGAACCGCAAGAGCTGACGCCCCGTAAAACGCTTCACCGTGATCACCGGGCCATCGCTGACGTCGACTTCGACTTCGCCCATCTTCTCCGCTCCTCGCTCCTGCTCTCGTGCTGCGACGAACAACCGCAGGCCTGAAGCCACTGCGGCAGAGAGCCCCCCGGCAAGTTCCGCCGCCCGGTCGAATAGCGCCGCATCGTCAGCAGACACATACACGTTCCGAGTAGCCATGCGCATAAGTATGCGCACATCTTGGAGCCGAGTCAACCGGCCATCTCGATCGCACGACGCTCTTTAGCAACACGGCCTAGGCGGCCGACCGGCGGACGCGGAGCGCGCCGGGAGTGGCTGGGCCCGGCGCCGGCATGCCAGTCTGAGGGGATGACGCGCGCGCAGGAGTGGCGGCCGGATGTGCTCGGCGAGCCGTTCGAGCAGCTCACGTTGCCATTGACGCCCGACGCCGAGGGCGAGGTCGTGGCCACGCTGGTGCGCTACGCGCCGCCTCCCCGGCTCGCCGACCTGTGGTCGCACCGACCCGCGGCCGATGTCGACGTGCTGTACGTGCACGGCTGGTCCGACTACTTCTTCCAGAAGGAGCTGGCGCGTTTCTGGCACGATCGCGGGGCACGGTTCTACGCGCTCGATCTGCGCAAGTACGGCCGGAGTCTGCGCGAGGGGCAGACTCCCGGATTCGTCGACGACCTGGCGACGTACGACGAGGACATCGCTGCGGCGCTCGACGCCATCGGCCATGCGTCCGGTGACGGTCGCCGTCTGCTGCTGCTGGGTCACTCGACCGGCGGACTCACGCTCAGCCTCTGGATCGATCGGCACCCCGGCCGGGCGCACGCGCTCGTGCTGAACAGCCCGTGGCTGGAGTTCCAGGCCGGCGGCCCCGGCAGGGCGGCGCTGGCCCCGCTGATCGATCTGCACGCCCGCCTCGACCCGAAGGCGGCCATGCCGAACGTCGACCTGGGCTACTACACACGGTCCGTGTCCGCGACGATGGACGGCGAGTGGGACTACGACCTGGCCTGGCGGCCGGTGCGCGGTTTCCGCGTGCATCCCGCGTGGCTGACCGCCGTGCTCGCCGGGCACGCGCGGGTCGCGGCCGGGTTGTCGTTGGACGTGCCCGTGCTGACCCTCCTCTCGGCGCGGTCGGCACTGCTGCCCTACTGGACGCCGGAGATGATGAGCAGCGACGTCGTGCTGGTGGTGCAGGACATCGCCGTGCGGGCTCTGCGCCTGGCGCCGACCGTGACGGTCTCGCGCATAGACGGAGCCCTGCACGACGTGTTCCTGTCGCGCGAGCCGGTGCGCGCGGCCGCCTACGGTGAGGTCGAGCGCTGGCTGCGCGGGTACGTCAGCGGAAGTTGACGAACTGGAGGGCGACGTCGAGGTCGGCGCCCTTCAGCAGGGCCATGGTGGCCTGGAGGTCGTCCCGGCTCTTCGACGAGACCCGGAGCTCGTCGCCCTGGATCTGCGCCTTGACCGACTTGGGGGCCTCGTCGCGGATCAGCTTCGAGATCTTCTTGGCGGCATCCTGCTCGATGCCGTTCTTGAGCCCGATCTCGATGCGGAACTCCTTGCCGGACGCGTATGGGTCTCCCGCGTCGAGCGACTTGAGCGTGATGCCACGCTTGATCATCTTGGACTCGACGACCTCGAGCACGGCCTTCACCCGCTCCTCGGTGTTGGCCTTGAGCAGGATCTTCTCGCCGCTCCACTCGACCGACGCGCCGACGTTCTTGAAGTCGTAGCGCTGCTCGACCTCCTTGCGCGCCTGGTTGACGGCGTTGTCCGCCTCCATCTTGTCGACCTTGCTGACGACGTCGAACGTGGAGTCTGCCACGGTATCTGCCTCACTCTACGCAAAAATGCTGATCATTGGATATTGTTTGCCTACGTCAATTGTAAGTAGGCACGTGGACAATGACTTTACCGCTGGCTCACGCTTTGCGAATCGGCCCACTAACGTCATCCTAAGGCGGCGCAGGGGTGTTGAAGCGTCCGGATGCGTCGTACCCATCCGAGCCGTCGCCCGAGCTCTCAGAATAGGACCGATCCGGGACGAATTGTGATACATCGGTACGCCGCGAAGTCCCTAGATCGCAGTCGGGGGGGCGTCACTGTCATGCTAACCATCGACTAATGGCACGTCGCTGAGGCGGATCGCCCGTCCGCGATTCGTGGTGCGCACTCGGCCGGGATTCCTGCTGGACACGGGCGAGGTTCCAGCCGGCTGACTCGACAGGGTTAACGGCCGGGTGATTTCGCCGGAGCGACCGCGAGATGAGGCGGATGCGGGTCGGAAGTCATGACACATTGGCGTGATCGTGAACGAGCTTTGACGATCGGGGTCGCCGCTAGACGTCTAGTGCTGTGTGACTGACCGGAGCGTCGAGAGACAGGACAGGTATCCGTGTATAACAATGCTGGTGGAACGGGAGTCATCGTGGGTGGAACCCTCGCCGCCACGGGCTTCAATGCGTTCGGAGCGCTCTTCCTGGGCATCGCCGCGATCCTCGGGGGGCTGATGCTCATGCGCCCGTACCTCATCCGCCGAGCGCAGCGCATCGACGCTTCGTCGTCGATCCACTAGCGCGTGGGCGCGGATCGCATGTCGAGCGGGCCGAATTTGTCTACCGATGGGGTGAAGGTCGCACGGACCAGCCGACTTGGCATCCCTTCCGGCGGGCGATGGGTGCGGATTACGGTGGCGCTGGCTTTCGTGGCGGCGGCCGCGCTCATCCTGTGGAACGTCTCGTTCATCGGAACACTAGAGGCAAAGATTGGGGTGTGGTGGATGGATCTGGTGCTCCCCGGCAAGATCGCGGGCATCGGCAACTCCCTCGTATACAACTTCGAGAACCACGCTCGAGGAGTTCGCGTGACGGCCGAGTGTAGCGTGGCCGTCCTGATCGTGCCGGTCCTGCTCCTCGGCGCCCTGGTTTCGGGATTGACGCGGGTTCCCTTAAGGCGCCTGTTCCGTGCACTCCTTGTGGCTGTGGCGGTCCAGTGTCTCGTGAACCAGATCCGGCTCGCCCTAATCCTCACCACCTACCAATTCTTCGGCCGTTCCGGCTTTGACCTCTCACATGTGCTGGTGGGCTCGTTCCTGTCGATAATTGGCGTCGCCTTCGCATTCTTGTTAGTTGTCAAATCCGGGCGAGGAGAGGTTCGCGCCAAACGGCGCCCGGCTCATGCTTAGTCCAGTTCTGGGCGCGATCTCGCTCTCTCTCGTCGTTGCGTTCCTGTTTTACGTGACCTCTATCCTGGTGCCTTTTCTCGGGCTCAAGCCCAGAGCGCCAGGGGACGCGTCGAAGTTCGAGTGGCATTTCATGATCCCGTGTCGCGATGAGGAGGCCGTGATCGATGACACGCTCAGTCGCCTGCGCTCGAACTTTGCAGACGTGCATGTCTGGGTGATCGATGACGATAGCGACGATCAGACGGCGCAGCGAGTTCACGACTGGTCGGCTCGGGACCCGAACATCCACCTCGTTCAACGCCGTCGGCCGCAGGCTCGAACGGGGAAGGGTGACGCGCTCAACGCTGCGTTCCACGAGCTCCAGTCGTTTCGCAGCAGACAGCCCACTGCGCGCGCGGCGGACGAGACCGTGGTCGTCGTCTTGGATGCGGATGGGGAGCTCGAACGGCACGCGTTGGAGTATGCCGCGAGCGATGGGGTGTTCGGCGATGAGGTAGTGGGTGCCGCGCAGGTCACGGTGAGAATGAAGAACCGGGGCGAGCGCAAACCCATCGCGGATGGTAACTGGATGCACAATGCCGCTGCTAGATACCTTATTCGCATGCAGGATCTAGAGTTTCGCACGATCATCGCCGCGATGCAATCGCTTCGTGGCGTTTCCAACACCGTGGGTTTGGGGGGCAACGGGCAATTTACTCGACTCTCTGCGCTCGAGACTATTGCTACCCGTTATGGAGAGCCGTGGCACGGCTCGCTCCTGGAGGACTACGAATTGGGTGTACACGTGCTCTTGTCCGGCATGCAGGTGCGTCACATCCATGAGAGCTGGGTCGAGCAGGAAGGCCTCACGAGCTATCGTCGATTCTTCACTCAAAGGACCCGGTGGTGCCAGGGCAATATCCAATGCGCCCGATACATCGGTCCTATCGCGCGTTCACCGGAGTTCTCGAACGTGGGTGTGCTCGAGACCGCCTATTACCTGCTTCTGCCGTTCCTGCAGCTGATCGGGGTCGCTATCTGGCTGTACCTGGGATACTTCACAATCTCAGCAATCAGCCTCAACCCGGAGTATTGGGGCAGCCAAGCCTGGGTCTGGATCGCCCTGGTATTCGTGACGGGGGTGCTTCCGTTTGCGATCTGGGGCCCCGTTTATCAGAGGCGATGTGAGAGATCGGCTTCGCCCGTGTGGGGAATCCTCTGGGGCCTCGGGGTGTGGCTCTACGTCGCATACACGTACGTGACGCTCGCCAGGGCGTTCGCGAGGATAGTTCTCCGGCGGAACGGATGGGCGAAGACTCGAAGGAACGCAGAGACGCTTTCGGGGCCGGTAGCGAAGGAGAGCTGAGATGACGACACCAGTCAAGCCGGACGTCCGGACGGGCAGGTCTCGTGCGCGTGGCACACGGATGCGTGCATCGCTGGCGTGTGTCCAGGTGGCCGTGCTGAGCGTGGTCTATGTCGTCGCGGGCGCGTCGATCCTCTGGGTTGGAGCAGGAAGCACTGTAGTCAGCGGAACGCCGGCGACTTTGGCCCTCTTCTTGGTGTTTGGTGGGTTCCTCCAAGCCGGCCGCAAGTTCGCACTCGATTTCTTGACCTCGGGATCGAGGTTTGCCGCACTAGTGGCGACCTTGGCAGTCGCAGATTGCTCCCTGGCGGTCGGGACGTATCTCTGGTGGGACTGGTCCACGTTGTACTTCGTCGGATGGATGGCTACGTTTGCCTTCGTCTCCGTGGGGGTGAACGGCGTGGTGGCCGTCGTGACGGCGTCGCTCAAGCGGCAGGGGTGGCTGATCCAGGCCGCTTCCGTTTTCGCCTCGGCGGTCGCGGTGTGGGGTGTCTGGTCGACGAGCGATGTCTGGAGAGACGGGGTCCTGATTCCCCTCACTACGCTCATATTGGCGACAGTGCTCATCGGCGGCCTGATTGCCGCCTGGGTGAGAAGCGTGCGCGGGAGAGGGTAGCTTTGTGGCCGCCCGTGTCCAGTTCGGTAGATCGAGCTGTGGGTTAACCGTAGGGTGAAGTTCTTGCCTCGTCGCTCTAAGGGTGCCGGGTGAGTCCCTGGCCGACGCACGATACAATGGTGAAAGAGAATGTATCGAGTCGACCGGGTCGTGCGGCAGCGACGCTCGGCCTCGCAGCCCTGATCGCTGTCGCAGCCACCGGTACCGGACTGGTCGTAGCACAGGCGGCATCTGACGACTCCTTTCCTTGTTCGAGTGGCTGCACGACCGCGACGGATTGGACAGCACCCGCCACCACAGAGGCGACATTCGTCGTCCAGGCCGGCGAGGGTGCGCAGGTCACCGGACGCTACAAGATCAAGAAGGGGCACACGCTCCACATCGGTCCAGGCGAGATCGGCGGCAACGGCGGCGCATCTCAGATCGTCGACAACGGCACTCGTGTGATCGTTGCAGGCGCCGACGGAGGCGACGCGTCCTCGGGAGCACCGGGCGGTAGCGCGGGCTTCGGGCAGGGCGACACGATCGCGTCAGGTATCATCTGGCCTGGGAAATCAGGTTTCGGCGGGAACGATGGAACCGCCACTAGTGGGGGGCCTGGACTAACCGGCGGCGTCATAGGTGACGCGTCCAGCACTTACGCTGGTTCTGGTGGCGGAGGTGGCTTTGGTGGCGGTGGCGGCGGAGGTGGGAACGCTCCCGCATCCGGCGCTGGCGGCATCGGCGGGCAAGGCGGCGTAGCGGGCGAGTCTGGCGGTTATGGGGGCGGAGGAAAGAACTCGTCCGGCAGCGCCGTAAGCTACGGCGGTGTCGGAGGCGGCGGTGTTAACAGCGGCGGCGCGGGTGGTGATGGCGGCGAAAACACCAATCAGGGCAAGGGGGGTGGTGACGGCGGCGGCGGCTACTCAGGTGGTGGTGGCGGCGGCGGGAACGTCCTGGGTGATGGCAGTAATCGGACCCTCGGCGGTGGCGGCGGAAGCAGCTTCGCTGCTTCTGGCGTCGCACAGTCGCAGGCTGTGGAGTCACACACGGGAACCCCGACTGTCACGATGTCGTCGGTCGTTCAGGCGCCCATCTTCTCTGATGACGCGCCTCCCAGCCCCGTTCGCCGGGGAACCGGAGTGTCGTACGAATTCCGCGCCGACGGCATCCCGAGCGGGAACGTCACCTACGGGGTTGAGGGCGACCTGCCGCCGGGTTTGAGCCTGGACCCGCAGACTGGAAAGCTGACCGGGACTGCTGACACCGTCGGCAATTACACGTTCCAGGTGACGGCAACGAATGCCGTCGACACGACTGTTGGCACCGAGCACACCGTCGTGGTGAACGACGCGCCTTCGTTCACGGGGGGTGGACTTGGCGCAGGTGTGGTCGACGATTACTACAACTCGTCGCTGACCGTTGACAGCAATAACGGTGGGGCTCTCAGTATCCAGCTTGGTTCTGGCAACCTCCCACCCGGGCTAAGTCTGGGCGGCGGGTCCGCTGGGAAGGCCACTCTCAGTGGCACCCCCACCACCGCTGGCTCATTCACATTTAGTATCGACGCCGTCAACTCGGTGGATACCACAAACTCTGGAGATCTCACCGTCGTGATCTCTCCAGGCAAGCCCACTTTCACGGCAGCCAGGCCCGAGGATGGTTCTCTGAACACGTCGTATCAGGCATATCAGTTCGAAGCCAACAGCCACGGTGGTGGGGCGCTCACTTATGCCACTTCGTCCGGATCGTTACCGCCGGGTCTGACACTCAGTTCTGGCGGAAAGCTGTCCGGAACGCCGACGGAACTCGGCTCGTTCACTTTCAGGGTTCGCGTGACCAATAGCGCAGGGTCGACGGACACAGGCGACCTAACTGTGAAGATTGGGGCTGTGGCTCCGATATGGCAGTCGGGTGCTCCGACGACGACGGCCACCGTTGGCGTGCCGTACAAGTTTGAGTTGCGGGCGTCCGGCGAGCCAGCTCCGACCTTCTCGGCGTACACCGACGGTGGTGGGGCGATGCCGCCTGGCCTTCAGGTTCAGCAAGAGGCGGACGGCAAATGGTATCTTGCGGGCACGCCCACCACGGCTGGTGTATATGATCACGTCGCGTTCTGGGCGATCAACGATGCGGGCAGTGTGTACGCGCCTCGAAGCGGCTGGTACACGATCACGGTTGGTGCGCCTCCGACATTCACCGCGGATACGCCGGAGGACGGCGTAGTGGACTCCACTTACAGCTATTCGTTTGCTGCGAATTCGAACAACGGCGGGAACGTCACTTATGCGGTCAAGTCGGGAAGTCTGCCGGACGGGTTGGGCCTGACGCTAAATGGAACGTTGTCTGGCACGCCCACCACGGCTGGGTCCTTCCAGTTCACGGTGACGGCAACGAACAGCGCCGGGTCGACAGACTCTGGCGTGATCACCGTGAAGATCGTCGCGGGTGCGCCGACGTTCTCGGCAAAGACGCCGTCTACGACGGCGACGGTGGGAGAGGCTTACTCGACCTACTCATTCACAGCCGTTTCCCACGGCGGCGGCGCGGTCTCCTTCGCGGTGGGCTCTGGAACTCTTCCGACAGGACTGACTCTGGACTCCGGTGGATCGCTGCACGGCACGCCGAGTTCGGCAGGTTCCTTCACGTTCAGTGTGGACGCGACGAACTCGGTCGGGTCCGCCAACAGCGGGGACATCACGATCACGGTTGTTCCGGCTCCGGAGGCGCCGACGTTTACGGCGGATGCTCCGCCGGCGTCGGGGACGGTTGGTGTGGCGTATTCGTATACGTTCAAGGCTGATGGTGTTCCTTCCGGTGGTGTGAGTTATGCGGTGAAGTCGGGGACGTTGCCTGATGGGTTGGCTCTGAACACGAGTTCGGGTGTGTTGTCGGGTACTCCGACGACTCCGGGTGCGCATACGTTTGTTGTTGAGGCGACGAACGCGAAGGGGTCGACGGCGGGTGCGTCGCATACGATCACGGTTGTTCCGGCTCCGGAGGCGCCGACGTTTACGGCGGATGCTCCGCCGGCGTCGGGGACGGTTGGTGTGGCGTATTCGTATACGTTCAAGGCTGATGGTGTTCCTTCCGGTGGTGTGAGTTATGCGGTGAAGTCGGGGACGTTGCCTGATGGGTTGGCTCTGAACACGAGTTCGGGTGTGTTGTCGGGTACTCCGACGACTCCGGGTGCGCATACGTTTGTTGTTGAGGCGACGAACGCGAAGGGGTCGACGGCGGGTGCGTCGCATACGATCACGGTTGTTCCGGCTCCGGAGGCGCCGACGTTTACGGCGGATGCTCCGCCGGCGTCGGGGACGGTTGGTGTGGCGTATTCGTATACGTTCAAGGCTGATGGTGTTCCTTCCGGTGGTGTGAGTTATGCGGTGAAGTCGGGGACGTTGCCTGATGGGTTGGCTCTGAACACGAGTTCGGGTGTGTTGTCGGGTACTCCGACGACTCCGGGTGCGCATACGTTTGTTGTTGAGGCGACGAACGCGAAGGGGTCGACGGCGGGTGCGTCGCATACGATCACGGTTGTTCCGGCTCCGGAGGCGCCGACGTTTACGGCGGATGCTCCGCCGGCGTCGGGGACGGTTGGTGTGGCGTATTCGTATACGTTCAAGGCTGATGGTGTTCCTTCCGGTGGTGTGAGTTATGCGGTGAAGTCGGGGACGTTGCCTGATGGGTTGGCTCTGAACACGAGTTCGGGTGTGTTGTCGGGTACTCCGACGACTCCGGGTGCGCATACGTTTGTTGTTGAGGCGACGAACGCGAAGGGGTCGACGGCGGGTGCGTCGCATACGATCACGGTTGTTCCGGCTCCGGAGGCGCCGACGTTTACGGCGGATGCTCCGCCGGCGTCGGGGACGGTTGGTGTGGCGTATTCGTATACGTTCAAGGCTGATGGTGTTCCTTCCGGTGGTGTGAGTTATGCGGTGAAGTCGGGGACGTTGCCTGATGGGTTGGCTCTGAACACGAGTTCGGGTGTGTTGTCGGGTACTCCGACGACTCCGGGTGCGCATACGTTTGTTGTTGAGGCGACGAACGCGAAGGGGTCGACGGCGGGCGCGTCGCATACGATCACGGTTGGGGTTCCGATGCCGGTCGTGAGTGGTGATGACGGCGGCGATCCCGCGACCGTGGATGGAAAGGACGGAATCCCGGGTGCGACCATCACGATCCGGGAGGCCCCTGCGGACGGTTCGAGGGCGATTGGTGACGAGTTGGGCAGCAACACGGTTAGATCGGATGGCACCTGGAGTGTGTTGCTGACACGGAATCCGGATACGTCAACAATGACGGTGACCCAAACCTTTGACGGGGTGACTTCCGATCCGCGGGACTACGCCTTCGATCTGAACGGCCCCGTCATCGATCCTGCAGTTGCGGCGATGCTTGCCATTCCGGGGATCTTCATCGGTGTCGGGGTGTATCGGAGACGGCGGGCGTCTGCCTGAGCGCAACTCGCGAACAAACTGGGGAGGCCGTGCGCACGCGCGGCCTCCCTTAGCGCGACCACAGCGTTAGCGGTCGCGGGCGATCGTGCTCCTGTAGTGCGTCGTGTTCGCGGAAGCGGGGGTGGAGTTCGTCGGCATCTCGGCGGGCGAGACGGCGAACCTGGAGAAGGGGCGTGAGGAACGTTCTGGTGACAGGTTGACCTGCCCCACGGATTAGGTTCCAGTTTCGGTGGCTAACTGGTGGCCTGATCCGGAAGGCTCATCCTCATGCCCCGTCCTATCCGCAGGAGTTCCGCGCTCTCGAACTGGATCCGCCAGGATGACATCGACAATGGCGGCCGGCCCGGTGTCCCGTCGTCGGAGTCGGCTGAGCTGCGGGCCGCGAAGCGCGTCAGCGAGCGGACGGTGCACAAGCTGATGCGTCGTGCCTGCATCTATGGGCTCCCCGGGCCGACCCACACCAAACGACTCCGAGGCGTCGTCACGGCCGATGATCTCGTGAACCGGAAGTTCGCCAGGCCTCGCCCGAACGAGCTCTGGGTCACGGACATCACGCAGCACCGCACGCGCGAGGCTGGGTCTACTGCGCCGCGGTACTCGACGCCTACAGTCGCCGCATCATCGGCTGGTCCATCGACTTCAAGCATGGCTGGTACACGTATCGCGGCTGCATTCTCGATGATGGCGACTGCGCTGGCGATCGCACGGTAGGTGAATCTGAGCTCGAAGTGACCGCCACCTGTACGCACCGAGGGCTTCCTGGATGATGCGCTCGTCAATGAAGGGCGAGAGGCCGGGGTGAAAGAGCACATCGCGACAGTTTTGGAGCAGACTCTCAGATAGCCGT contains these protein-coding regions:
- a CDS encoding beta strand repeat-containing protein; the encoded protein is MVKENVSSRPGRAAATLGLAALIAVAATGTGLVVAQAASDDSFPCSSGCTTATDWTAPATTEATFVVQAGEGAQVTGRYKIKKGHTLHIGPGEIGGNGGASQIVDNGTRVIVAGADGGDASSGAPGGSAGFGQGDTIASGIIWPGKSGFGGNDGTATSGGPGLTGGVIGDASSTYAGSGGGGGFGGGGGGGGNAPASGAGGIGGQGGVAGESGGYGGGGKNSSGSAVSYGGVGGGGVNSGGAGGDGGENTNQGKGGGDGGGGYSGGGGGGGNVLGDGSNRTLGGGGGSSFAASGVAQSQAVESHTGTPTVTMSSVVQAPIFSDDAPPSPVRRGTGVSYEFRADGIPSGNVTYGVEGDLPPGLSLDPQTGKLTGTADTVGNYTFQVTATNAVDTTVGTEHTVVVNDAPSFTGGGLGAGVVDDYYNSSLTVDSNNGGALSIQLGSGNLPPGLSLGGGSAGKATLSGTPTTAGSFTFSIDAVNSVDTTNSGDLTVVISPGKPTFTAARPEDGSLNTSYQAYQFEANSHGGGALTYATSSGSLPPGLTLSSGGKLSGTPTELGSFTFRVRVTNSAGSTDTGDLTVKIGAVAPIWQSGAPTTTATVGVPYKFELRASGEPAPTFSAYTDGGGAMPPGLQVQQEADGKWYLAGTPTTAGVYDHVAFWAINDAGSVYAPRSGWYTITVGAPPTFTADTPEDGVVDSTYSYSFAANSNNGGNVTYAVKSGSLPDGLGLTLNGTLSGTPTTAGSFQFTVTATNSAGSTDSGVITVKIVAGAPTFSAKTPSTTATVGEAYSTYSFTAVSHGGGAVSFAVGSGTLPTGLTLDSGGSLHGTPSSAGSFTFSVDATNSVGSANSGDITITVVPAPEAPTFTADAPPASGTVGVAYSYTFKADGVPSGGVSYAVKSGTLPDGLALNTSSGVLSGTPTTPGAHTFVVEATNAKGSTAGASHTITVVPAPEAPTFTADAPPASGTVGVAYSYTFKADGVPSGGVSYAVKSGTLPDGLALNTSSGVLSGTPTTPGAHTFVVEATNAKGSTAGASHTITVVPAPEAPTFTADAPPASGTVGVAYSYTFKADGVPSGGVSYAVKSGTLPDGLALNTSSGVLSGTPTTPGAHTFVVEATNAKGSTAGASHTITVVPAPEAPTFTADAPPASGTVGVAYSYTFKADGVPSGGVSYAVKSGTLPDGLALNTSSGVLSGTPTTPGAHTFVVEATNAKGSTAGASHTITVVPAPEAPTFTADAPPASGTVGVAYSYTFKADGVPSGGVSYAVKSGTLPDGLALNTSSGVLSGTPTTPGAHTFVVEATNAKGSTAGASHTITVGVPMPVVSGDDGGDPATVDGKDGIPGATITIREAPADGSRAIGDELGSNTVRSDGTWSVLLTRNPDTSTMTVTQTFDGVTSDPRDYAFDLNGPVIDPAVAAMLAIPGIFIGVGVYRRRRASA